The following are from one region of the Meleagris gallopavo isolate NT-WF06-2002-E0010 breed Aviagen turkey brand Nicholas breeding stock chromosome 21, Turkey_5.1, whole genome shotgun sequence genome:
- the LOC100549639 gene encoding uncharacterized protein LOC100549639, which produces MCEGLLGWGLPLPTPSSAISVPWQLRPVCGARWGGASCPRPNGGMGSAHTMPRNKQEVLVPCRHGAQLGTGTGPWRQGQELWGGNRHRSTEASMQAVEKEVLGAMLEKSPSRMPPLPFSTPSRAQPGHLLPAGSVRPCSCSWVASSRPPAPSVGAAIGRHGRGEKCERRNPGKLVLPLRPVPAGWRAAELLPRRGHITPGMVPAGGTAWRRAMASMGLQVLGIALSVIGWLASVLCCALPMWRETAFVGNNIVVAQIIWEGLWMNCVVQSTGQMQCRVYDSMLALPQDLQAARALLVVAIVLAVLGTLLAIAGGKCTTCVEDETAKAKVMILSGITFIVAGVLILIPVCWSANAIIRDFYDPLVADSQKRELGSSLYVGWAASALLCVRTPAQGMGSGRGLRGTQSTARRRDGPPVPSEASAVPNALIPQPPPGTWCCGHGAPCGCPPDQELLRARADFVGRVRKAVISNLLDELLAHKVLNQAEVDEVQEANPVTTDKARSLIDTVRLKGPRASAIFIDSLRKHDCNLAEQLGLSAGAEPPGAPPAAPSTAGSSAPPVSSQNLQWMQQCTQSEYQRIKEAEGDQIYDIYLPREKRTRRALLICNTNFEHLSKRDGADVDVKEMTKLLEGLGYNVECHENITSQEMITVMKKFADHKDHVTSDSTFLVFMSHGVSTGICGNKSDGTTDILSFSTIYENFNNKHCRALVGKPKVVIIQCCRGGNVGSVMICDSIDPETPTFTSDGFRTVQLQDRKIRKTHLESDFATLYSSTPDTVSWRCPKKGSLFIQRLVEQFRSHAFNSDLQEMFRKVQRSFENFPQQLPTQERTTMLKKFYLFPGL; this is translated from the exons ATGTGCGaggggctgctgggctgggggctgccccTGCCCACTCCGAGCAGTGCTATCTCTGTTCCGTGGCAGCTCCGACCGGTTTGTGGGGCTCGGTGGGGAGGTGCCTCCTGCCCGAGGCCGAATGGAGGGATGGGAAGCGCTCACACGATGCCAAGGAACAAACAAGAGGTGCTTGTGCCCTGCCGGCATGGAGCCCAGCTTGGGACTGGCACGGGCCCATGGAGGCAAGGGCAGGAGCTATGGGGAGGAAACAGGCACAGAAGCACAGAGGCATCCATGCAGGCCGTGGAGAAGGAGGTGCTGGGAGCGATGCTGGAGAAATCCCCATCCCGGATGCCACCGTTGCCCTTCAGCACCCCGAGCCGGGCTCAACCCGGACATCTCCTGCCCGCGGGCAGCGTGCGGCCGTGCTCCTGTTCCTGGGTGGCCTCATCCCGGCCCCCTGCGCCATCCGTGGGAGCAGCGATTGGGCGTCATGGCCGTGGGGAGAAATGCGAGAGGAGGAATCCTGGGAAACTGGTTCTACCTCTCCGTCCGGTGCCGGCGGGATGGCGGGCGGCGGAGCTCCTCCCTCGGCGAGGGCATATAACGCCCGGCATGGTCCCAGCGGGCGGCACTGCGTGGCGGAGAGCGATGGCCTCCATGGGGCTGCAGGTGCTGGGCATCGCCCTGTCCGTCATCGGCTGGCTGGCGTCCGTCCTCTGCTGCGCGCTGCCCATGTGGCGCGAGACCGCCTTCGTGGGCAACAACATCGTGGTGGCTCAGATCATCTGGGAAGGGCTGTGGATGAACTGCGTGGTGCAGAGCACGGGGCAGATGCAGTGCCGGGTGTACGACTCCATGCTGGCCCTGCCGCAGGACCTGCAGGCCGCCCGCGCGCTGCTGGTGGTGGCCATCGTGCTGGCCGTGCTGGGCACGCTGCTCGCCATCGCCGGCGGCAAGTGCACCACCTGCGTGGAGGACGAGACGGCCAAAGCCAAGGTGATGATCCTCTCCGGCATCACCTTCATCGTCGCCGGCgtcctcatcctcatccccGTCTGCTGGTCGGCCAACGCCATCATCCGGGACTTCTACGACCCGCTGGTGGCCGACTCCCAGAAGCGGGAGCTGGGCTCGTCGCTTTACGTGGGCTGGGCGGCCTCCGCGCT GCTGTGTGTCCGTACCCCGGCACAGGGCATGGGGAGCGGGCGGGGGCTGCGGGGCACCCAGAGCACAGCCAGGCGCAGGGACGGGCCCCCGGTTCCTTCTGAGGCATCGGCCGTCCCCAACGCCCTCATCCCACAGCCCCCGCCCGGCACGTGGTGCTGCGGGCACGGCGCCCCGTGT GGCTGCCCTCCAGACCAGGAGCTGCTGAGAGCACGTGCCGACTTTGTGGGCCGCGTGAGGAAGGCTGTGATCTCCAATCTCCTGGATGAGCTGCTGGCCCACAAGGTGCTGAACCAGGCAGAAGTGGATGAGGTGCAGGAGGCCAACCCAGTGACAACCGACAAGGCCCGGAGCCTCATAGACACCGTACGCCTGAAGGGCCCTAGGGCCAGCGCCATCTTCATCGACAGCCTCAGGAAGCACGACTGCAACTTGGCGGAGCAGCTGGGACTGAGTGCTGGTGCAG AGCCTCCTGGTGCACCGCCGGctgcccccagcactgcaggctccTCCGCCCCCCCCGTTAGCAGCCAGAACCTGCAGTGGATGCAACAGTGCACCCAGAGCGAGTACCAGCGCATCAAGGAGGCAGAGGGAGATCAG ATCTATGACATATACCTGCCACGGGAAAAACGAACCCGTAGGGCCTTGCTCATCTGCAACACCAATTTTGAGCACTTGAGCAAGCGGGACGGGGCTGACGTGGATGTGAAGGAGATGACAAAGCTGCTAGAAGGACTGGGCTACAATGTGGAGTGCCATGAAAACATAACTTCCCAG GAGATGATCACAGTTATGAAGAAGTTTGCAGATCACAAAGATCATGTGACCTCTGACAGCACCTTCCTGGTATTCATGTCACACGGAGTCAGCACTGGGATCTGCGGGAACAAGAGTGATGGGACCACAGACATCCTCTCCTTCAGCACCATCTATGAGAATTTCAACAACAAGCACTGCAGGGCGCTGGTGGGCAAACCCAAAGTGGTTATTATCCAGTGCTGCCGTGGAG GCAACGTAGGATCTGTGATGATATGTGACTCCATCGACCCTGAGACGCCCACTTTCACCTCGGACGGCTTTAGGACTGTACAGCTGCAAGATCGTAAAATCAGAAAAACTCACCTGGAGAGTGATTTTGCCACTTTATATTCCTCCACACCTG ATACTGTCTCCTGGAGATGTCCCAAAAAAGGTTCTTTATTTATCCAGAGACTGGTGGAGCAATTTCGAAGCCATGCCTTTAACAGTGACTTGCAGGAGATGTTCCGAAAG GTCCAACGTTCCTTTGAAAACTTTCCTCAGCAGTTGCCAACACAAGAGAGGACTACAATGCTCAAGAAGTTCTATCTCTTCCCAGGCCTCTGA
- the CLDN3 gene encoding claudin-3 — MSMGLEIGGVTLSVLGWLCSIICCALPMWRVTAFIGNNIVTAQIIWEGLWMNCVVQSTGQMQCKVYDSMLALPQDLQAARALLVVAIVLAVLGLMVAIVGAQCTRCVEDETTKAKITIVSGVIFLLSGIMTLIPVSWSANTIIRDFYNPLVIDAQKRELGTSLYVGWAASALLLFGGALLCCSCPPKDERYAPSKVAYSAPRSAVTSYDKRNYV, encoded by the coding sequence ATGTCTATGGGGCTGGAGATCGGTGGGGTGACCCTGTCGGTGTTAGGGTGGCTGTGCAGCATCATCTGCTGCGCGCTGCCCATGTGGAGGGTGACGGCCTTCATCGGCAACAACATCGTGACGGCGCAGATCATCTGGGAAGGGCTGTGGATGAACTGCGTGGTGCAGAGCACGGGGCAGATGCAGTGCAAGGTGTACGACTCCATGCTGGCCCTGCCGCAGGACCTGCAGGCCGCCCGCGCGCTGCTGGTGGTGGCCATCGTGCTGGCCGTGCTGGGCCTGATGGTGGCCATCGTGGGCGCTCAGTGCACGCGCTGCGTGGAGGACGAGACCACCAAGGCCAAGATCACCATCGTCTCCGGCGTCATCTTCCTGCTCTCCGGCATCATGACCCTCATCCCCGTCTCCTGGTCGGCCAACACCATCATCCGGGATTTCTACAACCCGCTGGTGATCGACGCTCAGAAGCGGGAGCTGGGCACGTCTCTCTACGTGGGCTGGGCGGCCTCCGCGCTGCTGCTCTTCGGGGgggccctgctctgctgctcctgcccccCCAAAGATGAGAGGTACGCGCCCAGCAAGGTGGCTTACTCCGCCCCGCGCTCCGCCGTTACCAGCTACGACAAGAGGAACTATGTGTGA
- the LOC104913875 gene encoding claudin-3-like, which translates to MATMSMQLGGLVLAVLGWLGSILTCALPMWKVTAFIGYNIVVAQVFWEGLWMNCVYESTGQMQCKAYDSLLDLTSDLQAARALVVTSIIVAFLGLLTAISGADCTRCMEDKSSKGRVSIVAGAIFVLAGIVLLIPVSWSANSIVTNFYNPMVPEALKRELGAALYIGWASSALQLLGGAILCCSGPPVERDHYPKSYRAVKGCGPMGYPMKDYV; encoded by the coding sequence ATGGCGACGATGTCGATGCAGCTGGGCGGGCTGGTGCTGGCCGTGCTGGGCTGGCTGGGCTCCATCCTCACCTGCGCGCTGCCCATGTGGAAGGTGACGGCCTTCATCGGTTACAACATCGTGGTGGCCCAGGTCTTCTGGGAAGGGCTGTGGATGAACTGCGTCTATGAGAGCACGGGGCAGATGCAGTGCAAGGCGTACGACTCCCTGCTGGACCTCACCTCTGACCTGCAAGCCGCCCGCGCGCTGGTGGTCACCTCCATCATCGTGGCCTTCCTCGGCCTCCTCACCGCCATCTCGGGGGCCGACTGCACGCGCTGCATGGAGGACAAGAGCTCCAAGGGCCGCGTTTCCATCGTGGCGGGGGCCATCTTCGTGCTGGCCGGCATCGTGCTGCTCATCCCCGTCTCCTGGTCTGCCAACAGCATCGTCACCAACTTCTACAACCCCATGGTGCCCGAGGCCCTCAAGAGAGAGCTGGGGGCTGCCCTGTACATCGGGTGGGCCTCcagtgccctgcagctgctgggtggGGCTATCCTGTGCTGCTCGGGGCCACCTGTGGAGCGGGACCACTACCCCAAGTCATACCGTGCGGTGAAGGGCTGTGGCCCCATGGGCTACCCCATGAAGGACTATGTGTGA
- the ABHD11 gene encoding protein ABHD11: MAEYTHIRLYTERAFLGKVRLEDNPAPNPRRLFRGPAPSAWPRPSLLPALPPAPRRAVPLAHAEVGIRGTRPPLVLLHGIFGNHGNFQTVAKALVRRVGGQVLTLDARNHGSSPHSPLMTYEAMSLDVQHLLTQLGIHKCILVGHSMGGKTAMVLALQRPDLVERLISVDISPTSTTLISEFPAYISAMKSVNIPAGLTRSAARQLADSQLSSVVQDPQLRQFLLTNLVEVEGRYIWRVNLDAISHHFADIMSFPVFHKPYPGPALFLGGSKSPYISSKDYPEIQRLFPKADVQFIEGAGHIVHQDKFEEFITAVLNFLPSP; the protein is encoded by the exons ATGGCAGAATACACACATATACGCCTATATACTGAGCGTGCATTCCTGGGGAAGGTTCGTCTAGAGGATAA CCCCGCCCCCAACCCGCGCCGACTGTTCCGCGGCCCCGCCCCCTCGGCGTGGCCCCGCCCctcactgctcccagccctccctCCCGCTCCCCGCAGGGCTGTGCCGTTGGCCCACGCCGAGGTTGGAATCCGAGGCACGCGCCCACCCCTGGTGCTGCTCCACGGCATCTTCGGCAACCACGGCAACTTCCAGACGGTGGCCAAGGCACTGGTGCGGCGTGTTGGCGGCCAG GTGCTCACACTGGACGCACGAAACCATGGcagcagcccccacagcccgCTGATGACGTACGAGGCGATGAGTTTGGACgtgcagcacctcctgaccCAGCTGGGCATCCACAAGTGCATCCTCGTGGGACACAGCATGGGTGGCAAGACGGCCATGGTGCTGGCCTTGCAGCGG CCAGACTTGGTGGAGCGTCTTATCTCCGTAGACATCAGTCCTACCTCAACCACGCTTATCTCTGAGTTCCCTGCTTATATCTCTGCCATGAAGTCAGTGAACATCCCGGCCGGTCTGACCCGCTCTGCAGCCCGCCAGCTGGCTGACAGTCAGCTGAGTTCCGTGGTACAG GACCCTCAGCTGAGACAGTTTCTTCTCACCAACCTGGTGGAGGTGGAGGGCCGCTACATCTGGAGAGTGAACCTGGATGCTATTTCCCATCACTTTGCAGATATCATGAGCTTCCCTGTCTTCCATAAGCCATATCCTGGCCCTGCATTGTTTTTGGGAGGATCCAAATCGCCCTATATCAG ctCCAAAGACTACCCAGAGATCCAGCGCCTCTTCCCCAAAGCAGATGTCCAGTTCATCGAAGGCGCAGGCCACATAGTCCATCAAGACAAGTTTGAAGAGTTCATTACTGCTGTCCTCAATTTCTTGCCATCACCATAG